The DNA sequence ACTTGGAAGTTCTGCGGCCCGCCACCGACACGGTTCCGGCACGAATCCGGCTGCGCCTGCTCGCGGACCCGGATACCCTCCATCCGGTCGAGCGCCAGGTGTTGCAGGCGCTCTTCGGCGCCTCCCATGAGTTTCGCAGCGACCTGCACCGGGCACGGCACCGCAGCACCGGGTTCGACCCCGGCTGGATCACCGCGACCATCCTGCAACAGGCCGCGCCTGCGGGCGCGGCAGCGCCGCGCTCACACCCGCTGCGACCGGCGATCACCGTCCTCCTGCTCGGTTCAGGACTGGCGCTTGCCGCGCTCGACGTCCTGCTGCTGCGCGAGTGGCCCGTGGCGCTGGCAGGCGGCGTGCTGGGCTTGCTGCTGATCTTCGCCACGACACCCACACGGTGGTGGCACCCGCTTCGCAGTGCCGTCGCCGCACTGTACTGGCTGGTTCCGCTGGCCATCATCACAGCCATCGCGGTGCTGGTCCATCTGATGGTCGACCCTCCGCTTGGCTCGGCGGCGAGCATCGGGCTTGCGCTGATCCTCCTATCGGGCTTCCACCATGTGTTGGCCAATACCCGGGGGTTCGACCCGGCGATCGAACGCCGCCACCGAATGCGGCAGGGTCGCGAATGGGCGCGGCACGAGCTGCAGGGCGCTGAGCCCGAACTGGACGATAGCTGGTGGTTCCACCTCGATGCGCTGGGCTTGTCCCCGGCGCTGAACCGCTGGCGCCGCCGCCATGCGCCCCGCGACTCGGGCGATGCGGCCGAAGCCACGGCTACGCCGGCATTCTCCGGCGGCGCGCCCGCTCCGCCAGCGCTGCCCGACGCCTGGACCGATGCCTTGTACGTACCGGTTCAGGAAGACGACCGCGTGCCCTTCTAGCGGCCCGTACGGGCCGGCCAGCGCTCGCTCCGGCACCGCCAAGCCTCCAAGCGGTGCGTCTGCTGCGCTCGGTTCACCCTGGCGCACCCATCGCGTCGCGGTGGCGGGCGCTTGCCCCGCGATCGTCAGACCAGCGTTCGGGCGGCGGTCTGTACCGGGTCCCAGACCGGGGAGAACGGCGGGGCATAGGCGAGATCGAGGTACACGAGTTGTTCGGCGGTCATCCGCGCGCTGATCGCGGCAGCAAGCGCGTCGATGCGCTTGCCAGCACCGTTCGCGCCAACGATCTGTCCGCCGAGCAGCCGCCCGCTCGAATCCTCGACGACCAGCTTGACCTTGACCTTGCCGGCACCTGGGAAGAAGTGCGATCGGGTCAGCGCGTCGACGGTCTTCGTCCGGTACGCGATCCCCAGATCTCGGGTCTCCGATTCCGAAAGCCCGGTGCGGGCGATCTCGAGGTCCTGAAACCGGGTGATCGCGGTCCCCAGCACCCCGGGGAATTCCTGCCGGCCTCCGCTCAGGTTGATGCCGGCCACCAGCCCGTGCTTGTTCGCGACGGTGCCCAGCGCGATGAACGCAGGCCGCTCCTTCACCAGATGGAACGATTCGGCGCAGTCGCCCGCGGCCCAGACATCGGCAGCCGACGTCTGCATCCGCCGGTTCACCCGAATCGCGCCCGATTCGCCCAGATCGATCCCGGCGTCGCGTGCCAGATCCGAGTTCGGCCGGATCCCGAGCCCGAGGATCACGAGATCGGCGTCGAGACGGCGCTTGTCGGTCGACAGCGAACAGACCCGCCCGTCAGCGCCGATGTCCAGACGTTCGAGCCTTTCTTCGAGGAAAACGCTTACCCCGGCAGCCCGCATCGTATCGACGATGCCCGCAGTCATGTCGGGGTCCATCGTCGTCATCACCTGCGCAGCCATGTCGATCAGCGAAACCTCGACGCCGCGCGCAACCAGAGCTTCTGCCATTTCGATGCCGACATACCCGCCGCCGGCGATCACCGCCGTTCGCGGCGGGTGCCGCCGCATGTCCTCGAACACATCGATCCCGCTTTGCAGCGTCGACAGGCTGAACACGTTCTCCGCGTGTACGTTCGGCAGATCCGGGACCAGCGGGGCTGCACCGGTCGCGATCAGCAACTCGTCCCAGGCTTCCCAGAAGCGCTCGCCACGGTCGAGATCCGAAACCTGCACGCGCTTGCCGGCGAGATCGATCCCGACGACCTCGTGCCGGATGCGCACGTCGATTTGCTGCTTCTCCCGGAAGACCTCGGGCCGGCGAGCGATCAGCGGTTCCGCGGAGTCGATCATTCCGGCAATGTAATAGGGCATGCCGCAGGCCGCGTACGAGGTGTGACGGCCGCGCTCGAAGACCACGATCTCGCGGTCGGGGTGTTCGCGGCGCACCTTGGATGCCGCGCTCATTCCGGCGGCATCGCCGCCGATCACGACCAGCTTTCGGTTCTGCATGAGAAGTCTCCCGATGGCATCGCAGGATCATCACCCGCCGGGTGCGAGGCCACTGTGACCGATGCTCGGCGAGACCGGTTGCGGGTGTGCCATCACGGCACACCCGCATGCTGCTCCCGTCCCCCACGTGGGGGACGGGCATTGCTGGCGCTTCACGCCTGTTGCAACACTTCCCGGTACGTCTGTTCGGCAAACATGGAAACCGCCATGCGTACGGTGGGCATGCGCACGCAGTTATTGAAAACCTTCGGTCCATGGACGAACAGGATGTCGGGCTTCACGTTCACGTGCGGCATGCCGCGCTGGGCCGCGTGCAGGCTTTCCCATTCGACCATCACCACGTATTCGGCCGGAATCGTGTAGCCCTCCCAGACCTCGGCGGTGCGCTCAAGCTTGGCGCCCGGCGTGCCTTTCATGCGTTCCATGATCGACTCCACGGTCGCATGCCCCGAACCCAGGGTCGAGATGCCCACCCGCTTCAGGATCTGGTAGCCGATCATGCCGTTGCTCTGGCGCAGCAGATCCAGTGTCCGGATCTCGCCCTCCTCGAACTCGCCTTCCCTGCCCGGCCGAACGATGTGCGTTGCGAGCACGGTGACGGTTTGACCCGAGTCCACCGCGAGCTGCCCGATGTCGCGGCCCTCCGCCCGCGCCTGCTCGAACTGGTTCATCGACACCAGCCTGGGCAGCTGGCTTTTCACGATGCGATAGACCGGTTCTTCGGGACCGTCCAGCAGCACGTTGCCGCATTTGTCGCAGGCAGTGACCACCACATCCTCGAAGGTTTCGTGGAACTCCTCGTGCGCCTCCAGGCTGTCCCAGTAGGTGAACTGGTCGATCCAGATATGCGAGAGCTCCTGCGCCATGTCGGTACTGGCACCCCAGCGCATGCCCATCGGGCAGCTCCCGGTCTGGCGCATCAGGTCGAATCCCCGAAAGCCGGGGGTCAGCGCGGTGGCCAGACACATTTCGGAACTGGCCTGGCGCATCATCCGCATCAGGTTGGGGTTGTTCTCCACCAGCACGCGGTTGATCGCCACGTACAGCGGAGAATCGGGCTCGGCGTCGAACAGTGCCTTGATATCGGTGTTCATTGTTCCCCTCGTGCCGGCCGCCACCGAGCTCAGTGCAGATAGCGGGTGAAGGTGAGTTCGAACTCGTTCTGGTCCATCTGGATGAAACCCGTCTGGGGACCGGTGTTCGGATTGGTGCCGCTGACCCGCTCCCTGGGCGCATGCATGAACGCGCCGGTGATCTCGCTGCGGTTGTCGATCCGGTAGCTCAAGCCCAGTGTGTAATGCCGGCGGGTCACACCCGGGGCGAGGATGTTGAACAGCGCCTGGGTGCTCGGAACCGGCTGATCGCCGTAGGCCATGCCGGCACGCAGGGTCAGGTCCGGGTTGACCCGCCACTGGCCACCCAGCTTGTAGGCGGTGATGTCCTTCCAACCGAAACCGACGCCATCGCTGCCGCCCAGTGCGCCCGGTGCGATCGGCAGGTCGTTGGGGTTGCTGATCGACTTGATATCGGAATAGAGGTAGCGCTGCACATCGAAGGCAACCGTGACGTCCGGCGTGACCTTGTAGGCGAGTCCGACGTTCCAGGTGCCGGCGATGTCGAACCTGCCTTCCTCTGCAAACAGCCCGCGATACTTGTCAAAGCGGCTCATCTTGAGCTTGCTCTGGTACGACGCCCCCAAACTCAGCTCGTCGGTGATCTGCCCCAGCCAGCCGATCCGGATACCCGCACCGTAGGAATAGTCGCGGCCGTTGTTGGTCACGTGGTCCGGATGGATCGATACCGGCCGGAACGGCTCGAGGCCGGTAGCCTTGAAGCCCTGGACGGCCAGGATCGGCGTGATGCCAAAGCTGTGATGCTCGTTCAGGCGACGCGAATAACTGACGCCGATCGCCAGCTGCACCAGGTCGATCCCGGTGGGAGAAGTCGCCTGAAACTGCTCCGGCGCGTCGGGTGGCGAAAAGTTCTCGAACACTGCGGTGCTGTAGTCGGTGTTCATCCCACCGTTCCCGGCCAGCGACAGCGTCAGGGAGCTGTTCTCATCGAGCATCCAGTTGCGGGCGAAGTTGGGAATCAGGAACCAATCCGTTCCGCTCTTGATTCGGCCGGGGGTAATAAAGGCAAACGGCGGCGACTCGAAGTTGTCGTCGGCGGTGTAACTCCGGTTGGGATTGAAAAGCGTGGCCCCCACCGCCCAGACGTCCCCGAGATGGACGAGGGTGGCGGGATTGGTCATTCCCGCGAGCGGATCCTGGGCCAGCGCTGTCCCGGCGCCCCCCATACCCTTGCTCTGGGTTCCGTAACCGTAGCCGTAATACCCGAACGTGGCCTCGGCCGTTTGCGGAACAGCTACCACGCCCCCGAGCCCCAGCCCCGCCAGCGCGAGACCCAATGCGGTCCTTCGAATGGAACTTGCCACCAGACCTTCCTCCTTCGTATCCATGCTTCTTTGGTTGTGAACCGGCCACGGTCAGCGCCGGCGGGCTACGCCGCTACCGTGCCCCCCTGCGGGCGAAGGACGGCAGCTTCGCAAGAGCGGACATGGTTACCCGTTCGCAGGCCGGTATGTCAATATGCATCTGGGGCGGGTATGCGCTAGCGCATTGTCCGGGCGACAGTTTTTCCGGACCCTGTCGTCGGCACCAGCCGAATCGCGTGCAACCCCGGTTAAGATGGGTGCGCAGTATCCCGATCGAGCGCCGCCCGACCGCCTTTCACAACCGACGGGAATCGCATGAATCGCTTGACCCTCACCCGCCCCGACGACTGGCACCTCCATCTGCGCGACGGCGACGTGCTGCGCACCGTGTTGCCCGACAGTGCGCGGCGCTTTGCCCGCGCCATCGTAATGCCCAATCTGAAACCGCCGGTGGTCGACACCGAGCAGGCCCGGGCGTATCGCGAGCGCATTCTTTCCGTGCTGCCGGAAGGTCGCGCGTTCGAACCCCTGATGACGCTGTACCTGACCGAGGCCACCCCGGTGGACGAAATCGCGCGCGCGCAGGCCAGCGGGATCGTGTACGGGGTGAAATACTACCCGGCGGGCGCGACGACGAATGCCGCCAGCGGGGTCGCCGACCCGCGGCGCTGCTACCCGGTGTTCGAGGCCATGCAGCGCCACGGACTGCCGCTGCTGGTGCATGGCGAGTCGATCGATCCGTCGGTCGACGTGTTCGACCGCGAGGCGGTCTTCATCGAGCGTACGCTGGAACCCCTGATACGGGACTTTCCCGAATTGCGGATCGTGCTCGAGCACATCACCACCCGCACCGCAGTGGAGTTCGTCGGCGCGGCGCCGGCCTGGATCGGCGCCACCATCACCGCACATCACCTGCTGCTGAACCGCAACGCGATGTTCCAGGGCGGGATGCGCCCGCACCATTACTGCCTGCCCCTGCTGAAGCGCGAGACGCACCGCCAGGCGTTGATAGCGGCCGCCACCGGGGGCAACCCCAAGTTCTTCCTGGGCACCGACAGTGCGCCGCACCCCAGGCACGCCAAGGAATCCGGCTGCGGCTGCGCCGGCATCTACACCGCGCACGCGGCGATCGAGCTCTACGCCGAGGTATTCGATGCGGTCGGCGCGCTGGAGCGCCTCGAGGCGTTCGCCAGTTTCCACGGTGCCGATTTCTATCGCCTGCCCCGGAACCGGGAAACCGTGACCCTGGAGCGGCAGGCCTGGACGGTCCCGGACGAGGTCGCATTCGGGGACCGTCCCGGGGTTCCGCTGCGCGCCGGAGAAACCGTTGCCTGGCGGCTGGTCGACGGATGACACTGGACGCCGGTACCCACCTGCTGCTTTCCCACGCGTTCCTGGAGCTGCAATGACGAACCCGACCGCCAGTCTCTCCGACGGCGAACTCGACGAACTCGACGCGTTCTTCATGTCCGAGGCCGTGCCCGAAGCGGCGATGGATCTGGCCATGCTGGATGGCTACCTGACCACGATTGCGCTGAACCCGGAACTGATCCCGCCCAGCGTTTGGCTGCCGTGGGTCTGGGACACGGATGCGGGACAGGACAACCCGGAATTCCACGACACGGCGGAGGCCGAACACATCCTCGGCCTGATCATGCGCCACTACAATCACGTGCTGACGCTGGTCGGCCGCGGATCCCCGGAACCGATATTTGGCCAGCCCATCGCGACACAGGGCGAACCCTTCACCATCGTCGAGGAATGGGCGGGAGGCTTCGTGTTCGGAATCACGACCTTCGCGGACCCCTGGTGGACACAACTGCAGGAACAGGCACCCGAACTGCTGGCACCGATCCTGCTGCACGGCACCGACGAGGGCCTCGACATACTGGATGAGGCCCCCGAGGAGATGGACGTCGCGCTCCGCGACGCCCCGGATCAGATCGTCGAGAGCCTGCAACATCTGCAGGACTACTTCGCACCGTTGCAGCAGCAACGCGCCGTACAGCGCACGCAATCCGTTCGGCGCGCAGTCCCGAAAGTCGGCCGCAACGACCCCTGCCCCTGCGGTTCGGGCAAGAAATTCAAGAAATGCTGCGGGGCCGCGCCGGCTTCGGCCTAGGAGCCAGCCCGCCAGGCGGCCAGCTCCGCGCCAATGCGCCAGCCCCCGGTCGACGCGCGTGGCTTGGGTCGCACGCGAAGCCCTCGGCATCGGCGCGGCTTCGCACCGGGCGCGGCCGATTCGCTTTCCGACCCGCGCCGAATCACGGGCGGGCACGGATGATGGCAGTGTTCGCCGATTGGCTCCCGTTGTCCCCGGCGGAACCTGGCTTCTTTACCGAAAGCGGTCGGCGGCCTCCCGGAAGGCCCGGGCCATGTCGTCCCATGCGGCATCCATGCCGTCGCGCATCCGCCTCCAGGAATCCTCGCCCGCACGCTGCATCTCGCGCAGCCGTTCCTCCATTGCATCGCGCTGCTCGCGCATTTCCTTGAGCTGCGCGTCGTATTTCAGCCTCATGTCGGCCTCGGCTTCCCGGGCCCTGGCCTCGAATTTGGCAAGTTCGGCATTCCATTCGTCGATGCTGGCCTTGAGCTTGTCGAGATAGGCGTCGCGATCACTCATTTGCATTTCTCCCATGGGATCCTGAACGTGAAAATCGCGCCTGGCGCGACCGACATCCGCTGCCGACGCTACGGGAACCGATCATCACGCCACGTGCCAGCGGTTCATCCTTCGGCCGCGCGGTGGCGCCACGATCGTTGGCCGACGACACCCCGGCCGCCGATCCCAGAGGCATCCAGACGCTGGAGCCACTGCCCCCCCGGTGCACTATGCTTCGTACCGATGGATGCAAGAAGCATAGTGCACCCCACGCAGACCATCACGGGAAATGCCCCACGAATGTCGAATGGAGCCGCGATGAGAACCCGGCTTGCCTGCCAGCCCGGCACCACAACCGACTGCCGGTGCAGACGCGACGGCCCGTACCGGTTCGGCGCGCCATGAGCCCCCGTTTCCGGCTTCTGCTGTTCCTCGGCGTCCTCGCTGCCCTGGTCTTGATGGCGCTGTATTGGGGAATCACGTTACAGGAGGAGGACTGGGGGCCCGCCCAGATACGGGCGCTCGCCGAACGATTCGAAGGCCAGCCCTGGCTACCGTGGGCCGTGTTTGCAGGCGTCGTGATCGGCCTGCAGATCGCGATTCCGCAAGTGCTGTTGGTGCCGGTGGCGGTGATCGTGCTCGGCCCCTGGTCCGGATTCGCAGCCGCCTACCTGGGCACGATCGTCGCCGCGATCGTCGGCTATCTTGCAGGGCGCTACCTGGGACGCCGCCCGGTGCGACGCCTCTCCGGGCCCAGCATGAAACGCCTGAGCCGCTCGCTGGCGCAGCGGGGAATCCAAAGCATGGTGGTCATCAACATGCTTCCGATCGTTTCGCAGACGCTGATCAACCTGCTGGCAGGCACCACCCACATCCGCTTCCGCGATTTCCTGATCGGCAGCGTGATCGGGATCCTGCCACCCACGGCGGTGGTCACGGTGGCCACGCACCTCCTGCTTCAGGTGGGGCGCATGCCGACCGCCGGCGAGGCGCTGGTACTGTTTCTGGCCGTGTTCCTGACCGCGATGGCCCTGTGGGTGTTGACGCGACGGGCGTGGAACTGGCTGTACGGCGCCTGAGGCCTGAGCCGATCCGCTGCGGACGCTCGCGCCCACTGCCGCCGATCAGGACAACCGGCGGGCCGGTTCACCGGGCGCCGGCGTGTCGTTCCGATCGCTGGCGGCGATCCCCCGCAGCAGGCGCCCGAGGATGTCCGTGCCGGTCATCACCCGGGGCTGCGGGCCCCACAGCAGCACCACGTCGTCCATCACGATGTCATCGCCCTCCGCGCCGGAATGCAGCCGAAACCGCGCAATCAGATCGCCGAGCCGGCTGTCGCCGCTGCGCGCCAGAATCGGGCGATGGCAATGCCGCAATGGGTTGAACCGCTCCGGATCGAACATGGCTTCGCGGATGAAGTCGTTGCTGCTCAACACCAGCCTCGGCTCGTTCCGGGCATCGACGATCACGGCCCAGCTCTTGCCGGAACGATTCACCCGTTGCAGGAAGGGATCGTCCGCCCGCGGCGAGATCGGCGGAAACACCGGATACGGACCGTCGAACTCGAGTTGAAGCACGCTCGCCGGATCGACGGGTTCCCCTTCCGCGTCCAGCGGAACATCGTCGAGTTCGAGAAAGTTCAGCGCGCCCTGGCCCTCCACCCGCGCAATCTCCGACTCGGTCGCCTCCATGTGCAACTGGATCACGCGGCGCAAATCCCGTTCCGGGTAATAGCGCACGTTCTCGCCACCCAGCCAGGCATCCAGCACCCAGGCCGTCGGCCGGGCCACCGGGTACAGCAGCACCTGGTACCCGCGCAGCACCGGGGCCAACAGCGCCGCCATGCGCAGCGCGTTGCGGGTGAAATAGGACTGCGGGATGATCTCCGCGAAGATCGTGATCACCACGGTCGAGAACAGGAAGGCGACCACGCCGCTCAGCACCGACCCCGAGAGCAGCGCCAGCAACACGTTCACGCCGACGTTTCCCCAGAGGATCGTGACCAGTGCGAAGTTGGAATCCTCGCGCAGGTGCAACACCCGCCGGGCGCGGGGATCGCCCTTGCGCGCCGCGACCTCGAGCTCCAGCTTGCTCAGCGAAAACAGCCCCAGGTTGAGGCCGGAAAGCATCGCCGATTGCGACAGGCACGCCAGGATCCCGACCCAGGTCAGCAGAGTCATCGCTTCACCGGGGCTTGCCCCTTGTCCGAGACGGGACGGGACACGGCGCCATCAGCGCATCCGTGGCGGCACCGGGCCTGCCACCCGCCGCAGCACATGCCCGAGCAGCATTTGGGTGACCCACCACAGGGCCGAACAGAACAGCATCACCGCGATCAGCCAGGCTTGGGGCGACATCCACTCCTGCGGTTCGCCTCCCGGTCCCCACACCCAATTCACGTTCCGCTCGGGGCTGGAAAGAAGAAAACTCAGCAGCAGAATCGACAACCCGATCGGAATCCAGAGCTTCCACGCCCCACGGTCGTATCCCAGCCTCCACACCAGCCACAGCAGCACGAACGGCAGCAACAGGTGGTACAGCGAGAGCAGGCGCACGAACAGCGCGATCTCAGGGTTGTACATGTACTCGACGACACCGAACAGCGAACGTCCCAGCAGCACCAGGCTGGCCAGGAAATCGAGGATCCAGGCCAGTTCGGGCAGCAGCACCGCCACCAGCAACATGCTCGCAAGACGCGGGCTTTCGAACCATGCAGCGAGCAGACCGCCGAGCAACGCCACGTTCGAGAGCCACAGAAAGTTCACCAGCCCATGTTCCACGGTGTACGCGGGAACGAGCACCGCGACAAAAGCGAGATAGGCAGACTTGAACCAGAGTGGGATCATCGCATGCTCCTCGGCGCGGTACCTCAGGGCGCTACGTGTCCCCAGCGCGCTGGACGCAACGCCATGCGAACGCCAAGGCAGGAAGCGTAGCATCTCCCCGGCACATCCGGGTCAGTGCTGCGGGCCGGAGATCTCCTCGACCGAGACCTCCATGCGGGACGGGATCACGGGCGGACCGAACTGCGTGAATACCGGCACATCGGCCGCATCGCGGCCGTAGCCGAGGCACACCCGTGCGCCCCCCAGCGTCGCACGGGTCGGATCGAACACATACCACTTGCCACCGACGAAGGCCTCGAACCAGGCATGCAGATCCATGGGCTCGAGCCCATGGAGATAACCGACGATCATCCGGGCCGGGATGCTCAGACTCCTGCAAAGTGCGACCCCCAGGTGCGCAAAGTCGCGGCAGACGCCGTCACCCCGATTCAGCGCTTCAACCGCGGACACCGGGGCCGGATCCGACTCGGCGCGGTAGACCAGCGTGCGGTGGATCCAGGCCGAGATCGCCTCCGCCTGGTCGTATCCGGGCAGGCGATCACCGGTGATCTCGCCGGCGAGTCCGCCCAGCCGGTCGGACTCGCAGTAGCGGCTTGGCGCGAGGTACATCAATGTCTCGGCCGGAAGATCCTGTACCTCCACAAACGGTGCCCCGGGTCCCTGTTCCACGCCACTGGGCACCTGAACATCCGAGCAGGCCTCCAGGTGGAACGTTCCGGCTGGTGCCAGCAGGCGCTGGCAACGGTTGCCGTACATGTCGACGTATTCCGCAATCGGGAGGCCCGGCCAGACCGCATAATGGTCCCGGGCGACCCACTGCCGGGCGTCGCTGCGGGGCCGTAGCAACAGAACCATCGGGCTCGCAACGGCAAACTCCATCTCCAGCTGGCAACTCACGCGTAACCACATCTCTCGCCTCCTTTGTCGCACCGCAGGCCGGGGACAATGCCGCCGTTCCGCTGCGCCTGACGCTACCGGCCAGAATGCCCACCTGCTGAAACCCATTGGCACCACGAGTCCCGTGCAGCGCCCGACCCTGCTTCGCGGGCGTCCCTCGCCTGCCGCGGGCGCCCCGCACTGCGGTCCTTGCCGCGCAGCAGGCAAGGCTTCCCAGCCGGATCCGTGGACTCTCCCTGGCAGCCTACCCGAAACGGCAGTCCAGCCGGAACGGCGCATGCCGGTCGATGACGCGCTGACGCACCCCGTGAACACCGATCCAGCCGCGCTGTCCGTGGCAGCCATTCCGAATACGCCCGCACAGCGATAGACTTCCCGCTGATGCGTCCAGTCCCGGCATCGGGCCGGCACCAACCCGATGCCGCGGGTTCAGCAGGCACCACCTGCCGCGTTGCGCAAGGCGATGCGGCATTGCAGCGGAGTCCAGATGACCGAACGCAACGTGCTACGGCTTTTTCCCGCTCCGCACCAGGAGCGCGGGCTGGAAGGCCTGTACCTGGCAGACGACCTTGCACCGCCCTCCCGTTCCGGCGCCCCATTCGTCTACACCAACTTCGTTTCCAGCATCGACGGCCGCATCGCGGTGGCCAACCCGCGCAAGGGCCGGCGCACTGCACCGCCCGCGATCACCAACCCCCGCGACTGGCGCCTGTTTCAGGAGCTCGCCGCCCGCGCCGACGCGCTGATCGTCAGCGCCGCGTTCCTGCGCCAGATTCCCGAGGACCAGTTGCAGGACAAGCTCCCGGTGGAAAGCCGTCCCCGGTTCCAGGATCTTCACGACTGGCGCCGCGCCCAGGGCCTGCCGCCACAGCCGGCGATCGTGATCCTCAGCCGCAGCCCCGACGTGACCCTTGCCGAACGCTGCCGGCACCTTGATCGCCCAGTCTATTTCGCGCTCGGCCGCCAGGCGGACCCGACCCATCGCGACGCGGTCGAGGCCACCGGGGCGCAAATCGTGGTGGCCGGCGCCAGCGACCGCGTCGAGGGCAAACCGCTGATCGACGCGCTTGGGCGCGAAGGATTCCGGCGCATCTACTCGATGGCCGGACCGCGGGTGCTGCACATGCTGGTGAAGGACCGCGTCCTCCACCGAATCTACCTGACCCACTTCCATCGCCTGCTCGGCGGGCAATCCTTCGACACCCTGCTTGAGGGCGAGCCGCTGGACCCACCGGCCACGCTCGTTCCCCACGCGCTGTACTACGACCCCGAAAGCAGCGACGGCGCCAGCCAAATCTTCGCTGCGTACGACATCCGCTAACTGTCATGGCCAGCGGCCACCCCCGATGATGAAA is a window from the Thioalkalivibrio paradoxus ARh 1 genome containing:
- a CDS encoding sulfur oxygenase reductase family protein encodes the protein MNTDIKALFDAEPDSPLYVAINRVLVENNPNLMRMMRQASSEMCLATALTPGFRGFDLMRQTGSCPMGMRWGASTDMAQELSHIWIDQFTYWDSLEAHEEFHETFEDVVVTACDKCGNVLLDGPEEPVYRIVKSQLPRLVSMNQFEQARAEGRDIGQLAVDSGQTVTVLATHIVRPGREGEFEEGEIRTLDLLRQSNGMIGYQILKRVGISTLGSGHATVESIMERMKGTPGAKLERTAEVWEGYTIPAEYVVMVEWESLHAAQRGMPHVNVKPDILFVHGPKVFNNCVRMPTVRMAVSMFAEQTYREVLQQA
- a CDS encoding transglutaminase domain-containing protein, producing MWLRVSCQLEMEFAVASPMVLLLRPRSDARQWVARDHYAVWPGLPIAEYVDMYGNRCQRLLAPAGTFHLEACSDVQVPSGVEQGPGAPFVEVQDLPAETLMYLAPSRYCESDRLGGLAGEITGDRLPGYDQAEAISAWIHRTLVYRAESDPAPVSAVEALNRGDGVCRDFAHLGVALCRSLSIPARMIVGYLHGLEPMDLHAWFEAFVGGKWYVFDPTRATLGGARVCLGYGRDAADVPVFTQFGPPVIPSRMEVSVEEISGPQH
- a CDS encoding UPF0149 family protein, translated to MTNPTASLSDGELDELDAFFMSEAVPEAAMDLAMLDGYLTTIALNPELIPPSVWLPWVWDTDAGQDNPEFHDTAEAEHILGLIMRHYNHVLTLVGRGSPEPIFGQPIATQGEPFTIVEEWAGGFVFGITTFADPWWTQLQEQAPELLAPILLHGTDEGLDILDEAPEEMDVALRDAPDQIVESLQHLQDYFAPLQQQRAVQRTQSVRRAVPKVGRNDPCPCGSGKKFKKCCGAAPASA
- a CDS encoding OmpP1/FadL family transporter translates to MASSIRRTALGLALAGLGLGGVVAVPQTAEATFGYYGYGYGTQSKGMGGAGTALAQDPLAGMTNPATLVHLGDVWAVGATLFNPNRSYTADDNFESPPFAFITPGRIKSGTDWFLIPNFARNWMLDENSSLTLSLAGNGGMNTDYSTAVFENFSPPDAPEQFQATSPTGIDLVQLAIGVSYSRRLNEHHSFGITPILAVQGFKATGLEPFRPVSIHPDHVTNNGRDYSYGAGIRIGWLGQITDELSLGASYQSKLKMSRFDKYRGLFAEEGRFDIAGTWNVGLAYKVTPDVTVAFDVQRYLYSDIKSISNPNDLPIAPGALGGSDGVGFGWKDITAYKLGGQWRVNPDLTLRAGMAYGDQPVPSTQALFNILAPGVTRRHYTLGLSYRIDNRSEITGAFMHAPRERVSGTNPNTGPQTGFIQMDQNEFELTFTRYLH
- a CDS encoding DUF21 domain-containing protein, producing the protein MTLLTWVGILACLSQSAMLSGLNLGLFSLSKLELEVAARKGDPRARRVLHLREDSNFALVTILWGNVGVNVLLALLSGSVLSGVVAFLFSTVVITIFAEIIPQSYFTRNALRMAALLAPVLRGYQVLLYPVARPTAWVLDAWLGGENVRYYPERDLRRVIQLHMEATESEIARVEGQGALNFLELDDVPLDAEGEPVDPASVLQLEFDGPYPVFPPISPRADDPFLQRVNRSGKSWAVIVDARNEPRLVLSSNDFIREAMFDPERFNPLRHCHRPILARSGDSRLGDLIARFRLHSGAEGDDIVMDDVVLLWGPQPRVMTGTDILGRLLRGIAASDRNDTPAPGEPARRLS
- a CDS encoding FAD-dependent oxidoreductase, producing the protein MQNRKLVVIGGDAAGMSAASKVRREHPDREIVVFERGRHTSYAACGMPYYIAGMIDSAEPLIARRPEVFREKQQIDVRIRHEVVGIDLAGKRVQVSDLDRGERFWEAWDELLIATGAAPLVPDLPNVHAENVFSLSTLQSGIDVFEDMRRHPPRTAVIAGGGYVGIEMAEALVARGVEVSLIDMAAQVMTTMDPDMTAGIVDTMRAAGVSVFLEERLERLDIGADGRVCSLSTDKRRLDADLVILGLGIRPNSDLARDAGIDLGESGAIRVNRRMQTSAADVWAAGDCAESFHLVKERPAFIALGTVANKHGLVAGINLSGGRQEFPGVLGTAITRFQDLEIARTGLSESETRDLGIAYRTKTVDALTRSHFFPGAGKVKVKLVVEDSSGRLLGGQIVGANGAGKRIDALAAAISARMTAEQLVYLDLAYAPPFSPVWDPVQTAARTLV
- a CDS encoding TVP38/TMEM64 family protein; this translates as MSPRFRLLLFLGVLAALVLMALYWGITLQEEDWGPAQIRALAERFEGQPWLPWAVFAGVVIGLQIAIPQVLLVPVAVIVLGPWSGFAAAYLGTIVAAIVGYLAGRYLGRRPVRRLSGPSMKRLSRSLAQRGIQSMVVINMLPIVSQTLINLLAGTTHIRFRDFLIGSVIGILPPTAVVTVATHLLLQVGRMPTAGEALVLFLAVFLTAMALWVLTRRAWNWLYGA
- a CDS encoding sll1863 family stress response protein gives rise to the protein MSDRDAYLDKLKASIDEWNAELAKFEARAREAEADMRLKYDAQLKEMREQRDAMEERLREMQRAGEDSWRRMRDGMDAAWDDMARAFREAADRFR
- the pyrC gene encoding dihydroorotase, whose protein sequence is MNRLTLTRPDDWHLHLRDGDVLRTVLPDSARRFARAIVMPNLKPPVVDTEQARAYRERILSVLPEGRAFEPLMTLYLTEATPVDEIARAQASGIVYGVKYYPAGATTNAASGVADPRRCYPVFEAMQRHGLPLLVHGESIDPSVDVFDREAVFIERTLEPLIRDFPELRIVLEHITTRTAVEFVGAAPAWIGATITAHHLLLNRNAMFQGGMRPHHYCLPLLKRETHRQALIAAATGGNPKFFLGTDSAPHPRHAKESGCGCAGIYTAHAAIELYAEVFDAVGALERLEAFASFHGADFYRLPRNRETVTLERQAWTVPDEVAFGDRPGVPLRAGETVAWRLVDG